AAATGAGATAATAATTTCGTATGATGGAAATGGTGCCACATTTCGTGGATTTCCCAATCTAATGAGCTTGTTGGTTTTTAGTTGGGTGAGGATTGGATCGTGTCTTGTCATTTTCTTGTGCTGGGAATAAAGCTTTTCTGCTTGAGCTCGAGCCCCTTGTAATATGTTGTGGTCCTGATGTGGCAAATTCATGACCCCACCCCCAATGCCATCGATCACTCGGGGACAAAATGGCCTTGTGTAGGGCACCCATCACACCACTAAGCAAATTATAAGGGCCTAATCGGACAAGCACACATGCACCATCACTTGCGTcggaaaaaaacatttatatatgtAACCCAGATTCATCATTATTATTTCCTacttagtttttataaaatgttttttccaGTCTTGTTTATTAAAGGGTACCCATTAGTGGTATTTAGAAAACTGGGAACAAGACATTCTCCTCCTAAGACAACTATAAGACAAGTACTGTAACACAATGTTGAAGGGCCCTTATGCTTCATTGTTTCCCACTACGGGTACCTAACATGAGGATGACTTAGTTTTATGGAGAGAATTCTCAATTCTcaattcttcttatttttttaactatataaCTCTCAAAACCAAACCACTTTCAGCAAACCCTTTTACAGCCTGTACTGTCATTAAAAACCGAAAACGATTACAAGAAGAAGCGAAAGCATATTTTTAGAtggtaagaaagaaagaaagggaatTTTGAGTATGATGTAACTTTACAGTGCAGACTGCAAAGTGAAGAAATGGTGTTGTAGTTTATGAGGCTTTATTCGATGGTCGTTTTCCTCTTTGTCAGAGTCCTCATCCAACCACCCTTTCTCACCTTCACTCCCTCCACGTGGCACACACCGCCACTCTTCTTCCACCGTATGAGCTGGAACATGTGCCCTATACGCTTTCGCCACCTAAACGCCTCACGTGACTTCCCGTGCTCTATCACGCTCTTCTCCCTGTTTTCGTTCTTCCACGACACCTTCCTGTTGCACTTCTCTAGGGACACCTTCTTCGACACTCTGCTCTTTTCCCACGATGCCACCCCGTTCTCTTCAAACTTGATTGAGATGAACGACTCtgcaaagtttttttttattttattattaaagtcaTTCCACATCCAAAAGATAAAgcaaaaaaatgcaaaaaacaatagctttttttcttttatacactTTACTCTCATACCCTAACCTTTGCTTTCCTTACTTTTTCGTTTCTGCTATGGTAGTATTCTCCTACAGTTCCACCTAACCAAACTCATAATTTTTggtacataataataataatctcgttataaatgtttttgtttgtaCTAAATCAAGGAAGTACTATGCTGCCGACGGGTTGAATCGAACCTCTATATAAAACGTATCTGGCTATTTTTTCACTATACGTGAGTGAAAAATGGAGATAAAAAAACAGTTAATGTTGTTTGGTGATGGTTTTGATAAAGATGAATGCTATATTGGGGGATTAGTTATGTGGCCTAACTCCTCATCAAATCCAGAGAATAGAGCATGATCttggaaaaataatttttcagtGTCATGATGCTCTTGGCGTATGCATCTGACAGCATATGCCACGCCAAGAGGAAAAGAATGACACACAACAGAACACAACACAGCCCAAAGCCTTCAACTCCTCTCCCTCTGTCTTATAGCACTCTTATCGTTGTAGCTACGCTTTTTGACCTTAATTTCCTAATCATCACACAATGTAATCTTCCACATGAAGACACGCAAACATGCACTGATATATAATTCTCCACCAATAATGAAAGCAATTCATCAACGTTCAACTCTCACCCATGGACACTACAAGTGGAAAAATATCCCTACTGCGACTGATTACCAATTATGATCACGGCACATCACCCGATTAACGGAGAAGGAGATAATAATTAAGAGATAATTATAATTGCAATTCCAAGCATTCCACATTAATTAGGTATCTATGACTGGTAAGATAATGAAGGTAAAAGTGAATCGGGATGTATTGATTATTACCTTCTGGACTGGGAGAGACATCATCATAGTCATTGTCGTAGTCATGGTTGTGAGATTTCCAGTGGTGGGATTCGTGGCGAGTGAAGAGAGAGCCGAAAGCAAAGATCTTGTGAATAGAAGAGGGTGGTTTTGTGTCTGTGGAAGTTTGAAGCCTGTGGGAAGATTTGGAGGAAGAAGAAcggtggtggtggtggcggTGGCGGTGGCGGTGGCGGTGGTGGTGGCCTTGTTTTGCAGCGAGGAGGAGGAGCCTCTCATTCAAGCAGAGGGGGCAGACCCCAAGAAGAACTTGTCTGGGATGGAAATAGCAGAACGATTTTTCTTCTCTGTAGGCATTATTTGTAATATTGTTCATGGTTGAATTGAAAAACACTTGGGAATGGGGAGAGAAGGTGGGTGGAGTGAAGAAGGTGAACGAATTTAGAAAGATAGAAGGAATTGTTGAGAATATATATGGTGGAAAAGTGAAACTAAATGGAAGATCATCAACATGGCCCACCAACACAACATTCATCAATCTAAACAATGTATGTAATGTGAATAGTGTTGTGTTTTTTTAGTACAAATACTGGGTAATGTGTTTATACACTACAACAAATTCCTACTTAGTAATCAccttttttcaataaaaaatgtaatcagcttttttttttttttgttaaagcTAAGCTTTTTAGGTTTTAATCTTGAACCTAGTCccattttcttttacaaaatattcTCTTGTGCTTATCACTGTAAAACTCAAACCCAAATGacttttttacatatttatttgcttttcagaaagtttaaaagttaaataacgAACAGTATTTTGAAATTGGAAAGTAAATTCACCTGCTATTTTCTGAATCAGGAATGTATACTTTTTGCTTTCTTAAAAAACGaagtaattaaatttacaattaaatatatatgtttgatGA
This Vigna angularis cultivar LongXiaoDou No.4 chromosome 4, ASM1680809v1, whole genome shotgun sequence DNA region includes the following protein-coding sequences:
- the LOC108331112 gene encoding uncharacterized protein LOC108331112 — its product is MNNITNNAYREEKSFCYFHPRQVLLGVCPLCLNERLLLLAAKQGHHHRHRHRHRHHHHRSSSSKSSHRLQTSTDTKPPSSIHKIFAFGSLFTRHESHHWKSHNHDYDNDYDDVSPSPEESFISIKFEENGVASWEKSRVSKKVSLEKCNRKVSWKNENREKSVIEHGKSREAFRWRKRIGHMFQLIRWKKSGGVCHVEGVKVRKGGWMRTLTKRKTTIE